A single Lolium perenne isolate Kyuss_39 chromosome 6, Kyuss_2.0, whole genome shotgun sequence DNA region contains:
- the LOC127308363 gene encoding AAA-ATPase ASD, mitochondrial, whose amino-acid sequence MAAAMMMERWAGVGSVLASAIFLWSMVQNHIPPTLRLYLTTWATKVSSYFNPYLHITISEYGAERFQRSDLFLAAEAYLGDACSRRARRLRAELGKDSKSLQVSVDDNDEVVDEFSGTTIWWYASKRQSKANVISFYPGEDERRFYRVVFHRRHRDLVVDTYLPFVLGEGRAVTVKNRQRRLFTNNAGSSWSPYRAKSVWSHVPFEHPATFDTLAMDPDQKEAILDDLAAFQESKEYYAKVGKAWKRGYLLYGPPGTGKSTMIAAMANFLDYDVYDLELTAVKNNTELRKLFIETTGKSIIVIEDIDCSVDLTGKRSKSKKGDKDSDDNDKPKLPTDPEKDDATKVTLSGLLNFIDGLWSACGGERIIIFTTNHKEKLDPALIRRGRMDKHIEMSYCRFEGFKVLAKNYLDVVIEHELFGEIRQLLEETDMSPADVAENLMPMSKKKKRDPDVCLLGLIEALKKAKEDAAAAKAKEEEEAKEAEAKKAKEKEEAETNKSKEKDEGKDKATEETNGDIKQSDKKQE is encoded by the coding sequence ATGGCGgcagcgatgatgatggagaggtGGGCGGGGGTGGGGTCTGTGCTGGCGAGCGCCATCTTCCTCTGGTCCATGGTGCAGAACCACATCCCACCCACCCTCCGCCTCTACCTCACCACCTGGGCAACCAAAGTCTCATCCTACTTCAACCCCTACCTCCATATCACCATCTCCGAGTACGGTGCCGAGCGGTTCCAGCGCAGCGACCTCTTCCTCGCCGCCGAGGCCTACCTCGGCGATGCCTGCTCCCGGCGCGCACGCAGGCTCAGGGCCGAGCTCGGCAAGGACAGCAAGAGCCTCCAGGTCTCCGTCGACGACAACGATGAGGTCGTCGACGAGTTCAGCGGCACCACCATCTGGTGGTACGCATCCAAGCGGCAGTCCAAGGCCAACGTCATCAGCTTCTACCCTGGCGAAGACGAGAGGCGCTTCTACCGGGTCGTCTTCCACAGGCGCCACCGCGACCTTGTCGTCGACACCTACCTGCCGTTCGTGCTCGGGGAGGGCCGCGCCGTCACCGTCAAGAACCGCCAGCGCCGCCTCTTCACAAACAATGCTGGCAGCAGCTGGAGCCCCTACCGGGCCAAGAGCGTCTGGAGCCATGTCCCCTTTGAGCATCCGGCGACCTTTGACACGCTCGCCATGGACCCTGATCAGAAGGAGGCCATCCTCGATGACCTCGCTGCGTTCCAGGAGAGCAAGGAGTACTATGCAAAAGTTGGCAAGGCGTGGAAGCGCGGGTACCTCCTGTACGGCCCTCCTGGCACCGGCAAGTCCACCATGATCGCCGCCATGGCCAATTTCCTCGACTATGACGTCTACGATCTCGAGCTCACCGCGGTCAAGAACAACACCGAGCTGCGGAAGCTCTTCATCGAGACAACGGGCAAGTCCATCATTGTCATCGAGGACATTGACTGCTCCGTCGACCTCACCGGAAAACGCAGCAAGTCCAAGAAGGGTGACAAGGACTCCGATGACAACGACAAACCGAAGCTACCGACGGACCCAGAGAAGGACGACGCAACGAAGGTGACACTTTCGGGCCTGCTCAACTTCATCGATGGGTTGTGGTCCGCTTGCGGGGGCGAGAGGATCATCATCTTCACGACCAACCACAAGGAGAAGCTGGACCCTGCGCTGATCCGGCGAGGCAGGATGGACAAGCACATCGAGATGTCCTACTGCCGCTTCGAGGGTTTCAAGGTGCTGGCAAAAAATTACCTGGATGTCGTCATTGAGCACGAGCTGTTTGGCGAGATCCGACAGTTGCTCGAGGAGACCGACATGTCGCCTGCCGATGTGGCAGAAAACCTGATGCCCatgtccaagaagaagaagagggaccCTGACGTCTGCTTGTTAGGCCTCATCGAGGCGCTCAAGAAGGCCAAGGAGGACGCAGCTGCGGCCAAGgccaaggaggaagaggaggccaaGGAGGCTGAAGCGAAGAAAGccaaggagaaagaggaggcagagaCGAACAAATCTAAGGAGAAAGACGAAGGAAAGGACAAGGCAACAGAGGAAACCAATGGAGACATCAAGCAATCCGACAAGAAACAGGAGTAG
- the LOC127308362 gene encoding protein NUCLEAR FUSION DEFECTIVE 4, with protein MASGARTRWSALAASALIQCFAGSSYCFGIYSPALKSSQGYDQSALDAVAFFKDVGANVGILSGLLAAWAPGGLRRPWLVLLAGAALCAAGYLPMWLAVAGVAPAPLPLVCFYMFLGAQAQTFLNTADVVTAVENFPDRRGTVIGIMKGFLGLSGAILVQVQRTLSIDPGSFILMLAILPTAITLLLMYFVDVYSAQRRYNKKFLDAFSLIAVTVAGYLMVAIICDQVFVISSAVQSVCFLVLLLLVMSPVAVAVKAQKTESKQREELSLGERTGLLSEETAEDSENASSSTALVGSGQDMSADKVNLNVVQAMCELNFWLLFLAMACGMGSGLATVNNISQIGGSLGYTSRETGTLVSLWSIWNFSGRFGAGYISDHFLRSRGVGRPFFIAATLLVMSAGHAIISSGLPASLYIGSVLVGLCYGSQWALMPSITSEIFGLNHFGTIFNTVAVASPIGSYILSVRVVGYIYDKESPQGELACTGKHCFTLSFVIMACVCVFGSVVASVLFIRTRKFYRRIIYVRLMSFVEK; from the exons ATGGCGTCGGGCGCGCGGACGCGGTGGTCGGCGCTGGCGGCGAGCGCGCTGATCCAGTGCTTCGCCGGGAGCTCCTACTGCTTCGGCATCTACTCCCCGGCGCTCAAATCCTCGCAGGGCTACGACCAGTCCGCGCTCGACGCCGTCGCCTTCTTCAAGGACGTCGGCGCCAACGTGGGGATCCTCTCGGGGCTCCTCGCCGCCTGGGCGCCCGGGGGCCTCCGCCGACCCTGGCTCGTACTCCTCGCCGGCGCCGCGCTCTGCGCCGCCGGGTACCTCCCCATGTGGCTCGCCGTCGCCGGGGTCGCGCCGGCGCCGCTCCCGCTCGTCTGCTTCTACATGTTTCTGGGGGCGCAGGCGCAGACCTTCCTCAACACAGCCGACGTCGTCACCGCTGTCGAAAACTTCCCTGACCGCCGCGGCACCGTCATCGGGATCATGAAG GGGTTTCTGGGCTTGAGTGGAGCAATACTGGTCCAAGTACAGCGCACTCTCAGTATTGATCCTGGCAGTTTCATACTTATGCTGGCAATATTACCCACAGCCATCACGTTGCTGCTCATGTATTTTGTCGATGTCTACAGCGCGCAACGACGGTACAATAAGAAGTTCCTTGATGCTTTCTCTCTCATTGCCGTTACTGTTGCTGGGTACTTAATGGTTGCCATAATCTGTGACCAAGTATTTGTGATAAGTTCAGCCGTGCAGAGTGTTTGCTTCCTGGTACTCCTGCTGTTGGTCATGTCTCCGGTAGCTGTTGCTGTAAAGGCACAGAAGACGGAATCGAAGCAGCGAGAAGAACTAAGTTTGGGAGAAAGAACTGGATTACTTAGTGAGGAGACTGCAGAGGATTCTGAGAATGCCAGCTCTAGCACTGCACTTGTGGGATCTGGTCAGGACATGTCGGCGGACAAAGTAAACCTGAATGTAGTGCAGGCCATGTGTGAACTGAACTTCTGGCTGCTCTTCCTCGCGATGGCTTGCGGGATGGGATCGGGGCTAGCCACGGTGAACAACATCAGCCAGATTGGGGGATCCCTTGGCTACACAAGCAGGGAGACCGGCACTCTAGTGTCACTCTGGAGTATCTGGAACTTCTCAGGAAGGTTTGGAGCAGGCTACATCTCTGATCACTTCCTTCGGTCACGAGGAGTTGGGAGGCCTTTCTTCATAGCTGCAACACTTCTAGTCATGAGCGCAGGTCACGCCATCATCTCCTCAGGCCTCCCCGCATCACTATACATCGGATCTGTGCTTGTCGGCCTGTGTTATGGGTCTCAGTGGGCTCTGATGCCGAGCATAACGTCGGAGATATTCGGGCTGAACCATTTTGGCACCATCTTCAACACAGTGGCCGTTGCAAGTCCCATTGGCTCTTACATCCTCTCAGTGCGCGTTGTCGGGTACATCTACGACAAGGAGTCGCCACAAGGTGAGCTTGCCTGCACCGGTAAGCACTGCTTCACGCTCTCCTTCGTGATCATGGCATGTGTCTGCGTCTTTGGGTCTGTTGTGGCGTCGGTATTGTTCATCAGAACGAGGAAGTTCTATAGGCGGATTATATATGTCAGACTGATGTCTTTTGTAGAGAAATGA